aattaaaatcaaacatgAAGCCTTAATGAGATTTAACTATTTGTGAGCAGATAAGGATTATATAGTATAAAACCCTCAATGGTTCCTTTAtgacaaatttgaaaaaattaagGGCGTAAAATTGATATTTATTAAACTATGCGTGGTGAAGTGAAATTATTGTCAATTTTTTATGAAGAACAAGACGACAACAACGGAATCGAATCCGAAATTAGTCGTTAAAGAGAGCGAACCGTGGAAGTCGGCGGAGGACGAGGGCGGCGGCCGCCTACCGGTGGATCGCGAGGGCAGTAGCGGCGGTGGGCGCCGAGCTGGCGATGAGCGACTTGTAGAACTCGACGAGCACCTTCTCATCGTACTCCTTCACCATCGGTACCCCGAAGCCCATCCCCCACGCATCCCCGCCGTAGGAGACGCCGGCGGGGACCGCGCGGGAGAGCGCGAACATCATCTGCACGTAGGCGTCGCGGATCCGCGCGAGGATGCGGCGGGGGGAGGCCGCCCGGCGGAGGCGCAGCAAGACGAGACGAGGGGAGATCTTGATCCGCCagaagcggcggcggcggcagctgCTACGACTGGGGTCTCCTTCTCTCCCTCCGCCGAGCACCGCGATGGCGAGGCGACGGCGGCGGGAAGCACCGCCTCCGCCGACCCGGTTGTAGCCTCGCCGCTTCCAGAATCCCTTGAGTCCGCCCTTGTTGGACTCCATGGCCGCCCTAGTCCGCCTCCGCCTGGATCTGGTGGCGGTGAGGGAAGAAGCAGCGCATTTAAAGAAGGGGATGGTACAGGTCAGAAGGAAGCACCACCCCAACCTTATCAGTGCACTTACACTCTACTCAAAGGGGCCCACGAGGGAAGGTGGACCCCAAACTACGGGTGAGGATTAATGCGTACTAATTTTGCTGTTCTACGGACCACGTTGCAGATGAAATAATCTGCTATTCTATTCTCAATAACGACGCGCTGTAAAATATTTGTTAGGATAAAAAATCTAGAACGTTTATACTTACTACCAATAGGGATGAATTTGGTAGAGTATAATTAATTTAGCCATTGAATTAATATTTCATTGTAAATTAACTTTTGAACTCGGTTATTAATTTAAtgacaaaattaaaatcaaatcattGCTTGTGACACGCGCCAATAAAACGAAGGAATCTTACTCTGGTAGCCTCGACGGCCTCCCTGCGGCGGACGATGTGGCTCCAAGCAGAAGCGAGGCCGCACCCAGCGGACCTGCTAGCGCCGGGGGCCCTGAATGAGAAGAGGAATTGAAGGCCGGCGACATGATCAGGAACGAGAGATTTACGATTCTGCCGTTTTCGGGAATCAGGGAATCCAAAGAAAACAATTGTTAGCACAGAATATagacaagaaaaaaaattcaatcgTAGGAAGATGATGAACAATATcgaataaaaatatatacaaacaACAAGTTTGAGacaattaaaagaaacagaaataaTTGATCGcaaaaggaagtttttttttcttcagcAGATCTATCTCTTCGCTCTTGCCTTTCTTACTCTATATGCTCTGACCTCCACAGGTTAAAGGATCCTCTGGTCCACTTTTTTATGGACTAAAGATGGTCCATAACTCAATTGTGGCGGGATCGTGGCCGCAATCCGATCTGACCACAGTTAGTTGTAATTTTTCTGGGTCCACTTTCCCACCTAGGTTGTAGTTTAGGTCAGAATAGACGGCGGAGGTCATCCAGAGGCCGCCGTGGTCAATAGGTGGCTGGACTATCGGGCGCCGAGCAGTAGGCGGACTCTAGGCAGCTTTAGGCCGCCTTGCCCAGGGACGGAtccaaaaatttaagttaggggACTTGAACTTAATAATAAATTATGTCATAAAAATATAATAGATTGTATATATGTATAACAAAAAAGTCATTACATTATTCTATTCAATAAAGTTGTGCTCTAtgatattttaaaacataaaattcATCTATAATAAAATCTACATTTATATCCTTAACTAAATCTCGTTCAATATAGAGTGCTAAATAATCTTCAAGAAAATTATTTGTACATCTATATTCGatttttctctttttcctctttaGATTGGGCATGCATCACATTATTAATATGTTGTGAGGGTCTCATCAAATTTTCAACCTTTTTTCACACATAGTTTGAGATGAAAAAGTTGCAGAACCAATATGGACAAGAAatacacatgtttttccttgGTTTACCCTTTTTCAATTGTCAAATCTTTCATTTAACTAGTATTGAGATATTAGATGAATTAACATCATTcaggaaaagaaaacaataaaagcaatatatgtcTTATTTGTTGAAGGCGAATACTCTAACCAATGAAATTTATggaaccattttttttttaaaccgacGATTCTGACTTTCAAATTTTGTAGCTGGATACTCCAACATATCTGGTAAATAAGGTCCCATCTTTAAAGATGAACGTCTTATCTCATTTCATACATTGATATGATATTCAtatatctattttctttttcccGGATCTCGTTCAATACAAATAAAGGATGATTGATGGTCATCGCTTGAAGAGGAAATTGAAGAAATTTGGACACTAAGAATCAGAAGACTTTCACTAGAAATCAGAAGACTTTCACTAGATTGATGTTGCCTTATAGGGACGGTTGGAATTAAAGTGCTTTTACTTGTTTGACAAtctctttttttaaaataagaagCTATCGTTTTTCCTTTCTTCACAACATATTGATGTTCCATTGTAAAATAATTCAAATTATATCCCTaaataaataatgaaataataatagaataaataaacaattaaGAGTAGTAGTAGATATGctaataaaatagacaaaatcaaAATCAAGTGATTAATCACAAAAAACCAAGACAAGGCATAATGTCACATCTAAATATCTAATTTATGTGGCCAAGGAAAAAAAAGATTAGTTATTATTCCAGGCTCTAAATCTTATTGCATCCTAAATATCTATCTATGAAAAGAGACAACCACCAAACCACATGTCCTATGATCATCTGAAACaagtgtaactatgaaatcaCGAAGAAAAATGAGGACAAGAAGGTTGACATTTTAAAAATCTGATaaagatgaaaatgaaaatagaGAAATTAGGGTTGACCTTTCTTCCGCTGCCAATGATGGTTGACACCGGCGCTTCCGAGATCCGGGCCCTTCATGGCTTCACCGATTCCTGATGACTCAACGGAGGGTTTAATCGCCGATTTGTAGATATGTGCAGCACTATAGGATCTGCACCAAGCCAGCAAcccaaaattaattaaactcacaTTATATCTCTccctaaaaataaattttggttgGAGCAACAGGGTTGGGCTATAGCCAGTATAGCCCCAGTGAAGATCCGTCTTTGGCCTAGCCCGACCCAAACTACAACTTAAATAAGAAGATGAACCTAGGGTGATTGCAACCAATTGTGATCGGATTACGATCATGATCCGACCGTAATTAGATTGGGGATCATCCCTGATCCGCAAAAAGTGGGCCAACGAATCTTGTCTGTAGCTGAAGTGGTAAAAAGGTGAAGCGCTTACTCAACGCCCAGAGAAGGTAAATTATGATAACTAAGTAGACAAGTAGATGAGAGGGTCAGTTATACGAAGTCTAAGGATTTACATCCTGCTAATCTGAGATTTGACGAAAAATGAACTAGGTAACATCAAATTTGGGATGACTGGTCAACCTTATGGAAATTTCTCATCGATCGCCAGGATAAATCTGGAAGCGCTTGTAGTAGACAGTCCAGAAGTCCAACATCTTGTGGTTGCGGCTCCATCCCCACGGGCTAACTAAAAT
This window of the Zingiber officinale cultivar Zhangliang chromosome 3B, Zo_v1.1, whole genome shotgun sequence genome carries:
- the LOC122056642 gene encoding uncharacterized protein LOC122056642, whose translation is MESNKGGLKGFWKRRGYNRVGGGGASRRRRLAIAVLGGGREGDPSRSSCRRRRFWRIKISPRLVLLRLRRAASPRRILARIRDAYVQMMFALSRAVPAGVSYGGDAWGMGFGVPMVKEYDEKVLVEFYKSLIASSAPTAATALAIHR